From the genome of Leptodactylus fuscus isolate aLepFus1 chromosome 1, aLepFus1.hap2, whole genome shotgun sequence, one region includes:
- the NKX6-1 gene encoding homeobox protein Nkx-6.1 isoform X1, translated as MLALGQMDGTRQSAFLLSSPPLAALHSMAEMKTPLYPAYALPSQPCSSSISSSSSSSSSSSSPSPPLGSPTQVSLKHPSSSSPPATGGLSLGTPPPQVSAATPHGINDILSRPVMHCLPSLAGTTLTPSTSVSPAAVASTSSPAAGLLAGLPRFSSLSPPPPPPPGLYFSPSAAVVARYPKPLTELPGRTPIFWPGVMQSSPWRDARLACAPHQGSVLLDKDGKRKHTRPTFSGQQIFALEKTFEQTKYLAGPERARLAYSLGMTESQVKVWFQNRRTKWRKKHAAEMATAKKKQDTETERLKGASDNEDEDDDYNKPLDPNSDDEKITQLLKKHKSNSSLLHQQSENDSSS; from the exons ATGTTAGCTCTAGGGCAGATGGATGGCACTAGGCAGAGCGCTTTTCTCCTCAGCAGCCCTCCCTTGGCAGCTCTGCACAGCATGGCAGAGATGAAGACCCCTCTGTACCCAGCCTATGCCCTACCCAGTCAGCCTTGTTCCTCCTCCATatcttcttcatcttcatcctcttcttcttcctcctcaccATCTCCTCCTTTGGGGTCTCCCACTCAGGTGTCCCTAAAACATCCTTCGTCCTCCTCACCACCAGCTACTGGAGGACTGTCCTTGGGGACCCCTCCACCCCAGGTCTCAGCAGCTACTCCTCATGGAATCAATGACATTCTGAGCCGACCAGTCATGCACTGCTTGCCTTCTCTAGCTGGGACAACCCTGACTCCTAGCACCTCGGTGTCCCCGGCTGCTGTGGCCTCCACCTCGTCCCCTGCTGCCGGCCTCCTGGCAGGGCTGCCCCGCTTCAGCAGCCTCAGTCCTccgccgccccctcctcctggactGTACTTCAGCCCCAGTGCTGCAGTGGTAGCCCGGTACCCCAAACCCCTGACTGAGCTCCCAGGAAGGACCCCCATCTTTTGGCCTGGAGTCATGCAGAGCTCCCCCTGGAGAGACGCGAGACTGGCCTGTGCCCCAC ACCAGGGCTCGGTGCTGCTGGATAAGGACGGGAAGAGGAAGCACACCAGGCCCACCTTCTCCGGACAGCAGATCTTCGCCTTGGAGAAGACTTTCGAACAAACCAAATACTTGGCGGGTCCTGAGAGAGCCAGGCTGGCATACTCCCTGGGCATGACAGAAAGCCAGGTTAAG GTTTGGTTTCAGAACAGGAGGACCAAGTGGAGGAAGAAGCATGCAGCAGAGATGGCCACTGCCAAGAAGAAGCAGGACACTGAAACTGAGAGACTGAAAGGAGCTTCAGATAATGAAGATGAGGATGATGACTACAACAAACCTCTGGACCCTAACTCAGACGATGAGAAGATCACCCAGCTCCTGAAGAAACACAAGTCTAACAGCTCATTGCTTCACCAACAGTCTGAGAATGACAGCTCTTCTTAG
- the NKX6-1 gene encoding homeobox protein Nkx-6.1 isoform X2 — protein MDGTRQSAFLLSSPPLAALHSMAEMKTPLYPVSLKHPSSSSPPATGGLSLGTPPPQVSAATPHGINDILSRPVSSPAAGLLAGLPRFSSLSPPPPPPPGLYFSPSAAVVARYPKPLTELPGRTPIFWPGVMQSSPWRDARLACAPHQGSVLLDKDGKRKHTRPTFSGQQIFALEKTFEQTKYLAGPERARLAYSLGMTESQVKVWFQNRRTKWRKKHAAEMATAKKKQDTETERLKGASDNEDEDDDYNKPLDPNSDDEKITQLLKKHKSNSSLLHQQSENDSSS, from the exons ATGGATGGCACTAGGCAGAGCGCTTTTCTCCTCAGCAGCCCTCCCTTGGCAGCTCTGCACAGCATGGCAGAGATGAAGACCCCTCTGTACCCA GTGTCCCTAAAACATCCTTCGTCCTCCTCACCACCAGCTACTGGAGGACTGTCCTTGGGGACCCCTCCACCCCAGGTCTCAGCAGCTACTCCTCATGGAATCAATGACATTCTGAGCCGACCAGT CTCGTCCCCTGCTGCCGGCCTCCTGGCAGGGCTGCCCCGCTTCAGCAGCCTCAGTCCTccgccgccccctcctcctggactGTACTTCAGCCCCAGTGCTGCAGTGGTAGCCCGGTACCCCAAACCCCTGACTGAGCTCCCAGGAAGGACCCCCATCTTTTGGCCTGGAGTCATGCAGAGCTCCCCCTGGAGAGACGCGAGACTGGCCTGTGCCCCAC ACCAGGGCTCGGTGCTGCTGGATAAGGACGGGAAGAGGAAGCACACCAGGCCCACCTTCTCCGGACAGCAGATCTTCGCCTTGGAGAAGACTTTCGAACAAACCAAATACTTGGCGGGTCCTGAGAGAGCCAGGCTGGCATACTCCCTGGGCATGACAGAAAGCCAGGTTAAG GTTTGGTTTCAGAACAGGAGGACCAAGTGGAGGAAGAAGCATGCAGCAGAGATGGCCACTGCCAAGAAGAAGCAGGACACTGAAACTGAGAGACTGAAAGGAGCTTCAGATAATGAAGATGAGGATGATGACTACAACAAACCTCTGGACCCTAACTCAGACGATGAGAAGATCACCCAGCTCCTGAAGAAACACAAGTCTAACAGCTCATTGCTTCACCAACAGTCTGAGAATGACAGCTCTTCTTAG